The Actinomadura sp. WMMB 499 genome includes a window with the following:
- a CDS encoding carbon-nitrogen hydrolase family protein gives MSSKRQVKVAVVQTLAELGDVAANIDIVRGYAEKAAADGADLVVFPECMNSGYLFDDADHCRRVAEDLDGPYVSALRGLARDLGLHIVSGMTEHDPADDGIYNSSVLLDPSGKVAGHYRKQFLATHDRNWFEVGNRGNVVVDTAIGRIGLLICFDGRIPEIARSLSLAGAEMIVDVANFFEMDQADQWVPARAYENGVWIVASTKAGVERSIYYPGGSMIVGPDGVVRESVGRDLHGLAIAEIDLGAAADKAWPGTGGDRVADRRPECYSVLNAPFDATPAARLLPEPLVPEDAAVPAAVIQDHATAAPGSLAAAIEMVEHTARLGSRLLVLPLAFAVGTATPGRADVVAAQDAQDAALASIAAICAGYGAVAVVPLAVPNSTGFDHLVSVLGPDGREIRRVAQAHPEPGHGGTPGTDGLCVVDTPRGRLGVLVGYDGMFPEASRVLALLGAEIIVWPCAWRTGLERRLLTVTKAEDNRCFLLAANRSDAPSPGGSIVVTPLGLPSADVDAAVPPVTRHGAVLPGYLNRALARQKAMIPEVDMLRCRIPETYGPLVEAAR, from the coding sequence GTGAGCAGCAAGCGCCAGGTCAAGGTCGCGGTCGTGCAGACCCTCGCCGAACTCGGCGACGTGGCCGCGAACATCGACATCGTCCGCGGCTACGCGGAGAAGGCGGCGGCGGACGGCGCCGACCTCGTGGTCTTCCCCGAATGCATGAACAGCGGCTACCTGTTCGATGACGCCGACCACTGCCGGCGGGTCGCCGAGGACCTGGACGGCCCGTACGTCTCCGCACTGCGCGGACTCGCCCGAGACCTCGGCCTGCACATCGTCTCCGGCATGACCGAGCACGACCCGGCCGACGACGGCATCTACAACTCCAGCGTGCTGCTCGACCCCTCCGGGAAGGTGGCCGGCCACTACCGCAAGCAGTTCCTGGCCACCCACGACCGCAACTGGTTCGAGGTCGGGAACCGCGGCAACGTCGTCGTCGACACCGCCATCGGGCGGATCGGGCTGCTGATCTGCTTCGACGGCCGGATCCCCGAGATCGCGCGCTCGCTGTCCCTGGCGGGGGCGGAGATGATCGTCGACGTCGCGAACTTCTTCGAGATGGACCAGGCGGACCAGTGGGTCCCGGCGCGGGCCTACGAGAACGGCGTGTGGATCGTGGCCAGCACCAAGGCCGGCGTCGAGCGCAGCATCTACTACCCCGGCGGCAGCATGATCGTCGGTCCCGACGGCGTCGTCCGCGAATCCGTCGGCCGCGACCTGCACGGGCTCGCGATCGCCGAGATCGACCTCGGGGCCGCCGCCGACAAGGCGTGGCCCGGAACCGGCGGGGACCGGGTGGCCGACCGCCGCCCCGAGTGCTACTCGGTGCTGAACGCCCCCTTCGACGCCACCCCCGCCGCCCGCCTGCTCCCCGAGCCGCTGGTGCCCGAGGACGCCGCGGTGCCCGCGGCGGTGATCCAGGACCACGCCACCGCGGCACCGGGCTCCCTGGCGGCGGCGATCGAGATGGTCGAGCACACCGCACGGCTGGGGTCCAGGCTGCTGGTGCTGCCGCTGGCCTTCGCCGTCGGCACCGCGACGCCCGGCCGGGCGGACGTCGTCGCCGCCCAGGACGCCCAGGACGCGGCGCTCGCCTCGATCGCGGCCATCTGCGCCGGGTACGGCGCGGTCGCGGTGGTGCCCCTGGCCGTCCCCAACTCCACCGGCTTCGACCACCTGGTCAGCGTCCTCGGCCCGGACGGCCGCGAGATCCGGCGCGTCGCCCAGGCGCACCCCGAGCCGGGCCACGGCGGAACTCCCGGCACGGACGGCCTGTGCGTGGTCGACACCCCCCGCGGACGGCTCGGCGTCCTCGTCGGCTACGACGGCATGTTCCCCGAGGCGAGCCGGGTCCTCGCCCTCCTCGGTGCCGAGATCATCGTCTGGCCCTGCGCGTGGCGCACCGGCCTGGAGCGGCGGCTGCTCACCGTCACCAAGGCCGAGGACAACCGCTGCTTCCTCCTCGCCGCGAACCGCAGCGACGCGCCCAGCCCGGGAGGCTCCATCGTGGTGACGCCCCTCGGACTGCCGTCGGCCGACGTCGACGCCGCCGTCCCGCCGGTCACCCGCCACGGCGCCGTCCTGCCCGGCTACCTCAACCGGGCCCTGGCCCGGCAGAAGGCGATGATCCCCGAGGTCGACATGCTGCGCTGCCGGATCCCCGAGACCTACGGCCCCCTGGTCGAGGCGGCACGATGA
- a CDS encoding class I adenylate-forming enzyme family protein: MRATTVGGALRDAAAGGGTFLYDGDETITYRGFDDLADRAAAGLLARGVRRGDRIGLLGLNTPQWLAVFFGAARIGAVVVPLNVRYREAELAHMLGQSGARTVVSAATAGDFDFAAFFDGFRPELPGVRDYVFFGTGFPGGDSFDDLVAAPSDPEALAAARAAVTPDDPLLILYTSGTTGRPKGAVITHGSLLASASAQAAHFGMDEREVLLGHLPFNHVGGITCTVMAALVAGGAVALLPAFGPDAALRAAERHRVTLLSGVPTMFVLMLGHADFADRDLSSVRMCVVGGSNLEPALGEAIRRGIPGASLSGLYGLSETSGACVLSAAGDDAETVVRTLGVPIGGFEARTVGADGAVLPAGETGELQIRGGCVAAGYWDMPAETAEAFLPDGWLATGDMALQEPDGHLVLRGRKKEMYIQGGFNVYPVEIENVLAAHPKVAMVAGFGVPDGVLGEVGCCYVVPHPDAGPPTADELAAYCRDRLADYKVPRRFVVTAEVPLTPVGKIHKALLRERHLAAG; encoded by the coding sequence ATGCGGGCGACGACGGTCGGCGGAGCGCTGCGGGACGCGGCGGCCGGGGGCGGGACGTTCCTGTACGACGGCGACGAGACCATCACCTACCGCGGCTTCGACGACCTCGCGGACCGCGCCGCGGCCGGGCTGCTGGCGCGCGGCGTGCGGCGCGGCGACCGGATCGGGCTGCTCGGGCTCAACACCCCGCAGTGGCTCGCGGTCTTCTTCGGCGCCGCCCGGATCGGCGCCGTGGTCGTCCCGCTCAACGTCCGGTACCGGGAGGCCGAGCTGGCGCACATGCTCGGCCAGAGCGGCGCCCGGACGGTCGTCAGCGCCGCCACCGCCGGCGACTTCGACTTCGCCGCGTTCTTCGACGGGTTCCGGCCGGAGCTCCCGGGCGTCCGCGACTACGTGTTCTTCGGCACCGGCTTCCCCGGCGGCGACTCGTTCGACGACCTGGTCGCGGCGCCGTCCGACCCGGAGGCGCTCGCGGCGGCGCGCGCGGCGGTGACCCCGGACGACCCGCTGCTGATCCTCTACACCTCGGGGACGACCGGGCGCCCGAAGGGCGCGGTCATCACGCACGGGAGCCTGCTGGCCTCGGCGTCCGCGCAGGCCGCCCATTTCGGGATGGACGAGCGCGAGGTCCTGCTCGGCCACCTGCCGTTCAACCACGTCGGCGGCATCACCTGCACCGTCATGGCCGCGCTGGTGGCGGGCGGGGCCGTCGCGCTGCTGCCCGCGTTCGGCCCGGACGCCGCGCTGCGCGCCGCCGAACGCCACCGGGTGACGCTGCTGAGCGGCGTCCCGACGATGTTCGTGCTGATGCTCGGCCACGCGGACTTCGCCGACCGCGACCTGTCGTCCGTCCGGATGTGCGTCGTCGGCGGCTCGAACCTGGAGCCCGCGCTCGGCGAGGCGATCCGGCGCGGCATCCCCGGCGCGTCGCTGTCCGGACTGTACGGGCTGTCGGAGACGTCGGGCGCGTGCGTCCTGTCCGCGGCCGGGGACGACGCCGAGACGGTCGTGCGCACGCTCGGCGTCCCGATCGGCGGCTTCGAGGCCCGGACGGTCGGCGCGGACGGGGCCGTCCTCCCGGCGGGGGAGACCGGCGAGCTGCAGATCCGCGGCGGCTGCGTCGCCGCGGGCTACTGGGACATGCCCGCCGAGACCGCCGAGGCGTTCCTGCCGGACGGCTGGCTCGCGACCGGCGACATGGCCCTCCAGGAACCGGACGGGCACCTGGTGCTGCGCGGCCGGAAGAAGGAGATGTACATCCAGGGCGGCTTCAACGTCTACCCGGTGGAGATCGAGAACGTCCTCGCCGCGCACCCGAAGGTCGCGATGGTCGCCGGGTTCGGCGTCCCCGACGGCGTCCTCGGCGAGGTCGGCTGCTGCTACGTCGTCCCGCACCCGGACGCCGGGCCGCCCACCGCGGACGAACTCGCCGCGTACTGCCGGGACCGGCTCGCCGACTACAAGGTGCCCCGCCGGTTCGTCGTCACCGCCGAGGTCCCGCTGACCCCCGTCGGCAAGATCCACAAGGCGCTGCTGCGGGAGCGGCACCTGGCGGCGGGATAG
- a CDS encoding TIGR03564 family F420-dependent LLM class oxidoreductase, whose amino-acid sequence MRIGLFTVAGGAPLDDLVAQVRLARDAGLASAFFGHSSSSWDALMAAALAGREVPGIEVGTAVVPTYPRHPLTVAGQALTAQAMTGGRFTLGIGPSHAAMIEGWYGIPYERPVRHTRDYLAALLPLLRGETVEHRGETLSAVGAVDAPGAAPPQVILSALGPAMLRAAGELADGTVTTWTGPAAIGDHIVPAITSAARAAGRPAPRVLAGVLVALTTDPDGVRREIAERFAAATDFPAYRSVLERQGLAGVHETVVAGDEREVAAELRRFAAAGATDLLVSPYGDAARVLEFAASLG is encoded by the coding sequence ATGCGCATCGGACTGTTCACCGTCGCCGGCGGGGCCCCGCTGGACGACCTCGTCGCCCAGGTCCGTCTCGCCCGCGACGCCGGGCTCGCGAGCGCGTTCTTCGGGCACTCGTCGTCGTCCTGGGACGCCCTCATGGCGGCGGCGCTCGCCGGACGCGAGGTGCCCGGCATCGAGGTCGGGACGGCGGTCGTCCCGACCTACCCGCGCCACCCCCTCACGGTGGCGGGCCAGGCGCTCACCGCGCAGGCCATGACGGGCGGGCGCTTCACGCTCGGCATCGGCCCGAGCCACGCGGCGATGATCGAGGGCTGGTACGGGATCCCCTACGAGCGCCCCGTCCGGCACACCCGCGACTACCTGGCCGCGCTGCTCCCGCTGCTGCGCGGCGAGACGGTCGAGCACCGCGGCGAGACGCTGAGCGCGGTGGGGGCCGTGGACGCGCCCGGTGCCGCCCCGCCGCAGGTGATCCTGTCCGCGCTCGGCCCCGCGATGCTGCGCGCCGCGGGCGAGCTGGCCGACGGCACCGTCACCACCTGGACGGGCCCCGCCGCGATCGGCGACCACATCGTGCCCGCGATCACGAGCGCGGCGCGGGCCGCCGGACGTCCCGCGCCGCGCGTCCTGGCGGGCGTGCTGGTCGCCCTCACCACCGACCCGGACGGCGTCCGCCGCGAGATCGCCGAGCGGTTCGCCGCCGCCACCGACTTCCCCGCCTACCGGTCGGTGCTCGAGCGGCAGGGACTGGCGGGCGTGCACGAGACGGTCGTCGCCGGGGACGAGCGGGAGGTCGCCGCGGAGCTGCGCCGCTTCGCCGCCGCGGGCGCCACGGACCTGCTGGTCAGCCCGTACGGCGACGCCGCGCGCGTCCTGGAGTTCGCGGCCTCCCTGGGGTGA
- a CDS encoding ABC transporter substrate-binding protein, which yields MKRTRRIPSIVAAAALTAALAGCSGDGDGLEQVTMAWLPITQTMPLYVALEEGLFEEAGLEVELTKFENPNQIVDSLTAGQVEVGAPGTAAGITMLAEAKFPGTFKFFGLQGGATEPQRINDALVTVEDSPIRSFSDLKGKSVGTLPGIQWETITKHLVREAGLDPERDVEVVPLGVSLHIPSVVNGDVDATLSLEPVGSVADDEPGTRRAQVNPAEQYIADPFYSGASVLTTDFIEERPEVARTVVSVLDRATKMINEDFEGHKAVLAEYAALDERQVKVVAQPQLRGFEDLDETDLRSYQALVDVFREEGVLGKDLDVNDYVLTSEDLEQKQ from the coding sequence GTGAAGCGCACCCGCAGGATCCCGTCCATCGTCGCCGCCGCGGCCCTGACCGCAGCACTCGCCGGATGTTCCGGCGACGGCGACGGCCTCGAGCAGGTGACGATGGCGTGGCTCCCGATCACGCAGACCATGCCGCTGTACGTCGCGCTGGAGGAAGGGCTGTTCGAGGAGGCGGGGCTCGAGGTCGAGCTGACCAAGTTCGAGAACCCCAACCAGATCGTGGACTCGCTCACCGCCGGCCAGGTCGAGGTCGGCGCGCCCGGAACCGCGGCCGGCATCACCATGCTGGCCGAGGCCAAGTTCCCCGGCACCTTCAAGTTCTTCGGCCTCCAGGGCGGGGCCACCGAGCCGCAGCGGATCAACGACGCGCTGGTGACGGTGGAGGACTCCCCCATCCGATCCTTCTCCGACCTCAAGGGCAAGTCGGTCGGCACGCTCCCGGGCATCCAGTGGGAGACGATCACCAAGCACCTGGTGCGCGAGGCCGGACTCGACCCCGAGCGGGACGTCGAGGTCGTCCCGCTGGGCGTCTCGCTGCACATCCCCTCGGTGGTCAACGGGGACGTCGACGCCACCCTGTCGCTGGAGCCGGTCGGGTCGGTGGCCGACGACGAACCCGGTACCCGGCGCGCCCAGGTCAACCCCGCGGAGCAGTACATCGCCGATCCGTTCTACTCGGGCGCGTCGGTGCTCACCACCGACTTCATCGAGGAGCGCCCCGAGGTCGCCCGGACGGTCGTCAGCGTTTTGGACCGTGCCACAAAAATGATCAACGAGGACTTCGAGGGCCACAAGGCCGTGCTGGCCGAGTACGCCGCCCTGGACGAGCGGCAGGTGAAGGTGGTCGCCCAGCCGCAGCTTCGCGGCTTCGAGGATCTCGACGAGACCGACCTGCGGTCCTACCAGGCCCTCGTCGACGTCTTCCGCGAGGAGGGCGTGCTGGGCAAGGACCTCGACGTCAACGATTACGTGCTCACCTCCGAGGACCTCGAGCAGAAGCAGTGA
- the atzF gene encoding allophanate hydrolase — translation MSERTGPGTGPGTALVAPSGSGAVPSDLRIPAIRAAYRSGRLTPAGLAAGLLARIEERGDDAVWITLSGNLLDDAAALDPADMDDRPLWGVPFAVKDNIDVAGLPTTAGCPDYAYKPDETAFAVARLLDAGALLVGKTNLDQFATGLSGARSPYGTVRAHHDPRLISGGSSSGSAVAVAAGLVSFALGTDTAGSGRVPAALNGVTGLKPSAGLVSNHGVVPACRSLDCVSVMALDTADAAAVTRLLAAYDPADPWSRRYPPPARAVAPRDLRGLRFGVPDAVARWGTRGERDAWEELCAILTGNGADVVPLDYAPLFEAGDHLYGGPWLAERAQAIEEFRRSDPGSIHPVVRELLGGADGLTATDAFAAQHRMRQLRRRTAELFDGVDALLAPTVTETFTVAEMLADPIGNNNRLGRFSTYTNLLRLCAVAVPAGRTAAGLPFGVTVQTPAGTDDAAVAIAAAIETATADAQWLDLAVVGAHLRGMPLHHDLAGRGAVLRRTTTTSGDYRLYALDGGPPRRPGLVRTTTGGEPIEVEVYRLPRPQIGGFLATVAAPLSIGVVELADGSTVHGFVCETAGLEGAVDITHLGGWREYVGRASPAG, via the coding sequence ATGAGCGAGCGCACCGGGCCGGGCACCGGGCCCGGAACGGCGCTCGTCGCGCCGTCCGGGAGCGGCGCCGTGCCGTCCGACCTCAGGATCCCGGCCATCCGGGCCGCCTACCGGTCCGGCCGGCTCACCCCCGCCGGCCTGGCGGCGGGGCTGCTCGCGCGGATCGAAGAGCGCGGCGACGACGCGGTGTGGATCACGCTGTCCGGCAACCTCCTCGACGACGCCGCCGCGCTGGACCCGGCGGACATGGACGACCGGCCGCTGTGGGGCGTCCCGTTCGCGGTCAAGGACAACATCGACGTCGCGGGACTGCCCACCACGGCGGGATGCCCGGACTACGCCTACAAGCCCGACGAGACGGCGTTCGCCGTCGCGCGCCTGCTCGACGCGGGCGCGCTGCTGGTCGGCAAGACCAACCTCGACCAGTTCGCCACCGGCCTGAGCGGCGCCCGGTCCCCGTACGGCACCGTCCGCGCCCATCACGACCCGCGGCTGATCTCGGGCGGCTCGTCCTCCGGTTCGGCCGTCGCGGTCGCGGCCGGGCTGGTGAGCTTCGCGCTCGGCACCGACACCGCCGGGTCGGGCCGGGTGCCCGCCGCGCTCAACGGCGTCACCGGCCTGAAACCGAGCGCCGGCCTGGTCAGCAACCATGGCGTCGTACCGGCGTGCCGGTCGCTGGACTGCGTCTCGGTGATGGCGCTCGACACCGCCGACGCCGCCGCGGTCACCCGTCTCCTCGCCGCCTACGATCCGGCCGACCCCTGGTCCCGGCGGTATCCGCCGCCCGCCCGCGCCGTGGCGCCCCGCGACCTGCGCGGCCTGCGGTTCGGGGTTCCGGACGCGGTCGCCAGATGGGGTACGCGCGGCGAACGCGACGCGTGGGAGGAGCTGTGCGCGATCCTCACCGGCAACGGCGCCGACGTCGTCCCGCTGGACTACGCCCCCCTGTTCGAGGCGGGCGACCACCTGTACGGGGGGCCGTGGCTCGCCGAGCGCGCCCAGGCGATCGAGGAGTTCCGCCGGTCCGACCCCGGTTCGATCCATCCGGTGGTGCGCGAGCTGCTGGGGGGAGCGGACGGGCTCACCGCCACCGACGCCTTCGCCGCCCAGCACCGGATGCGGCAGCTGCGCCGCCGGACGGCCGAACTGTTCGACGGGGTCGACGCGCTGCTCGCCCCCACGGTGACCGAGACCTTCACCGTCGCGGAGATGCTGGCGGATCCGATCGGCAACAACAACCGGCTCGGCCGGTTCTCCACCTACACCAACCTGCTCCGGCTGTGCGCGGTCGCCGTTCCCGCCGGCCGGACCGCCGCCGGGCTCCCGTTCGGCGTCACCGTCCAGACCCCCGCCGGGACCGATGACGCGGCGGTCGCGATCGCCGCCGCGATCGAGACCGCCACCGCGGACGCGCAGTGGCTCGACCTCGCGGTCGTCGGCGCGCACCTGCGCGGGATGCCGCTGCACCACGACCTCGCCGGCCGCGGCGCGGTCCTGCGCCGCACCACCACGACCAGCGGCGACTACCGGCTCTACGCGCTGGACGGCGGGCCGCCCCGGCGGCCGGGACTCGTCCGCACCACCACCGGCGGGGAGCCGATCGAGGTCGAGGTCTACCGCCTGCCGCGCCCCCAGATCGGAGGCTTCCTGGCCACCGTGGCCGCGCCGCTGTCGATCGGTGTCGTCGAGCTCGCCGACGGCAGCACGGTCCACGGCTTCGTCTGCGAGACGGCGGGGCTGGAGGGGGCGGTGGACATCACGCACCTGGGCGGATGGCGCGAGTACGTCGGCCGGGCGTCGCCGGCCGGCTGA
- a CDS encoding GntR family transcriptional regulator codes for MTLEVGTIASTGTGTRVARLVEQIRRDIAATRFAPGQRVTESGLAELYGTSRTPVREALRILTREMLLDHVPNWGYRVSQLDLTDLDDLYAVRLAIETQAVSRLASGECDLDPVRLLLVRWDVDRSRMRVDVSLVFEDERFHESLALASGGTVLHSMLQVVNGRLHSARMREFIDERRVLRTYDQHTEILRAILGGDPPVAAALMTAHVLEGKQFVRKIVAADRPAPADPAPPGGADHADREARAR; via the coding sequence GTGACGTTGGAGGTGGGAACCATCGCGAGCACCGGGACGGGCACCCGGGTGGCCCGGTTGGTGGAGCAGATCCGCCGGGACATCGCCGCCACCAGATTCGCGCCGGGACAGCGCGTCACCGAGTCCGGTCTCGCGGAGCTGTACGGCACCAGCCGCACGCCGGTGCGCGAGGCGCTGCGCATCCTCACCCGCGAGATGCTGCTCGACCACGTTCCCAACTGGGGGTACCGGGTCAGCCAGCTCGACCTGACCGACCTGGACGACCTCTACGCGGTGCGGCTCGCGATCGAGACCCAGGCGGTGAGCCGGCTGGCGTCCGGGGAGTGCGACCTCGATCCGGTCCGCCTGCTGCTCGTGCGCTGGGACGTCGACCGGTCGCGGATGCGCGTGGACGTGTCGCTGGTCTTCGAGGACGAGCGCTTCCACGAATCGCTCGCCCTGGCCAGCGGCGGCACCGTGCTGCACTCCATGCTCCAGGTCGTCAACGGGCGCCTGCACAGCGCCCGGATGCGCGAGTTCATCGACGAGCGCCGCGTGCTGCGCACGTACGACCAGCACACCGAGATCCTGCGCGCGATCCTCGGCGGCGACCCGCCGGTGGCCGCGGCGCTGATGACCGCGCACGTCCTCGAGGGAAAACAGTTCGTCCGCAAGATCGTCGCCGCCGACCGGCCCGCGCCGGCGGACCCGGCGCCGCCCGGCGGGGCAGATCACGCCGACAGAGAGGCCAGAGCGAGATGA
- a CDS encoding ABC transporter permease, which produces MRRPATGTRWGGAARRTLPALAGAALLITVWWIAAAADLVNERLFPGPLESFQAIGAGLADESLLTDLRATVARMATALGLAIGIGVPLGILLGANRTVYRCLEFPIDFFRSTPVTAVFPFFLLMFGIGDEAKVALGAFAAGLLILFNVAYGVMAARPTRKMAAQVMGAGRLRTLCTVTVFEALPQTFVGLRTGSSLALVCIVVAEMFIGADAGIGHRIIDAQQTYNLADMYGSIIIAGVLGFMTNALFHKLDTSLVHWTGR; this is translated from the coding sequence GTGAGGCGGCCCGCCACCGGCACCCGCTGGGGCGGGGCGGCCCGCCGGACGCTCCCGGCACTGGCGGGCGCCGCACTGCTGATCACCGTGTGGTGGATCGCCGCCGCCGCCGACCTGGTCAACGAGCGGCTCTTCCCCGGTCCCCTCGAGAGCTTCCAGGCGATCGGTGCCGGACTCGCCGACGAGTCGCTGCTCACCGACCTCCGTGCGACCGTGGCCCGGATGGCCACGGCCCTGGGGCTCGCCATCGGGATCGGGGTGCCGCTGGGGATCCTGCTGGGCGCCAACAGGACCGTCTACCGGTGCCTGGAGTTCCCGATCGACTTCTTCCGCTCCACACCGGTGACCGCCGTGTTCCCGTTCTTCCTGCTGATGTTCGGCATCGGCGACGAGGCGAAGGTCGCGCTGGGCGCGTTCGCCGCCGGGCTGCTGATCCTCTTCAACGTCGCCTACGGGGTGATGGCCGCCCGCCCGACGCGGAAGATGGCCGCCCAGGTGATGGGCGCCGGCAGGCTCCGCACCCTGTGCACCGTGACCGTGTTCGAGGCGCTCCCGCAGACCTTCGTCGGGCTGCGCACCGGCTCGTCCCTGGCCCTGGTCTGCATCGTCGTGGCGGAGATGTTCATCGGCGCCGACGCCGGGATCGGCCACCGCATCATCGACGCCCAGCAGACCTACAACCTCGCCGACATGTACGGCTCGATCATCATCGCGGGCGTCCTCGGATTCATGACCAACGCCCTTTTCCACAAGCTCGACACCAGCCTCGTGCACTGGACCGGAAGGTAG
- a CDS encoding SAM-dependent methyltransferase, producing the protein MNDIPGIDTTVPTSARIWNYWLGGKDNYPVDREVGDAIARIHPDIVSLARHDRAFLGRAVRYLAGETGIRQFLDIGTGLPTQDNTHEVAQRVAPESRIVYADNDPLVLAHARALLTSAPEGMTAYIDADLRDPENIVAEAAESLDFTEPIAVMLIGILPHIVDDAEATSIVRRLIEPLPSGSHFVLVHDTADFHGRSVLDAMAKFEEEGGQPLCARDHGQIEALMDGLDLVPPGIVSTTRWRVDLDDPWGEAEQVAHYGAVGRKP; encoded by the coding sequence GTGAACGACATTCCCGGCATCGACACGACCGTCCCGACCTCGGCGCGGATCTGGAACTACTGGCTCGGCGGCAAGGACAACTACCCGGTCGACCGCGAGGTGGGCGACGCCATCGCCCGCATCCACCCCGACATCGTGTCCCTCGCGCGCCACGACCGCGCCTTCCTCGGCCGCGCCGTCCGGTACCTGGCGGGCGAGACCGGCATCCGGCAGTTCCTCGACATCGGCACGGGGCTCCCCACCCAGGACAACACGCACGAGGTGGCCCAGCGCGTCGCGCCCGAGTCGCGCATCGTCTACGCCGACAACGACCCGCTGGTCCTGGCGCACGCCCGCGCGCTGCTGACCTCGGCGCCCGAGGGCATGACCGCCTACATCGACGCCGACCTGCGCGACCCCGAGAACATCGTCGCCGAGGCCGCCGAGTCGCTGGACTTCACCGAGCCGATCGCCGTCATGCTGATCGGCATCCTGCCGCACATCGTGGACGACGCGGAGGCGACGTCGATCGTCCGGCGGCTGATCGAGCCGCTGCCGTCCGGCAGCCACTTCGTGCTCGTCCACGACACCGCCGACTTCCACGGGCGGTCGGTGCTCGACGCGATGGCCAAGTTCGAGGAGGAGGGCGGCCAGCCTCTCTGCGCCCGCGACCACGGGCAGATCGAGGCGCTCATGGACGGCCTGGACCTCGTTCCCCCCGGCATCGTGTCGACCACGCGGTGGCGCGTCGACCTCGACGACCCCTGGGGAGAGGCGGAGCAGGTCGCCCACTACGGCGCCGTCGGCCGCAAGCCCTGA
- a CDS encoding TetR/AcrR family transcriptional regulator, whose amino-acid sequence MRADARRNRERIVACALELFAEQGPGVGMEDIARGAGLGVGTLYRHFPDRRALVEEIAATALRRYGARLRELTARDGPRWEVFAEVVDDSTEQPFALIKSLAEDGAVPRERTALQDEVDGLLRELVRQVQDEGTMRRDVGPAEIVEILSTTVCRPGARRGDAISRVVLDGLRAFPEDRTPARPPGAQ is encoded by the coding sequence ATGCGAGCCGACGCGCGGCGCAACCGCGAGCGGATCGTCGCCTGCGCGCTCGAACTGTTCGCCGAGCAGGGCCCCGGCGTCGGCATGGAGGACATCGCGCGGGGGGCCGGGCTCGGCGTCGGCACCCTCTACCGGCACTTCCCGGACCGGCGGGCGCTCGTCGAGGAGATCGCCGCCACCGCGCTGCGCCGGTACGGCGCGCGGCTCCGCGAACTCACCGCGCGGGACGGTCCGCGCTGGGAGGTGTTCGCCGAGGTCGTCGACGACTCGACGGAGCAGCCGTTCGCCCTCATCAAGTCGCTCGCCGAGGACGGTGCCGTCCCCCGCGAGCGGACCGCCCTGCAGGACGAGGTCGACGGGCTCCTGCGCGAACTCGTCCGGCAGGTCCAGGACGAGGGGACGATGCGGCGCGACGTCGGGCCGGCCGAGATCGTCGAGATCCTGAGCACCACCGTGTGCAGGCCGGGCGCGCGGCGCGGCGACGCGATCTCGCGGGTGGTGCTGGACGGACTCCGGGCGTTTCCCGAAGACCGCACACCGGCGCGCCCGCCGGGGGCACAATGA
- a CDS encoding ABC transporter ATP-binding protein, with the protein MTKVARSDVHPGRTPSAVPEGARPASTGRLAIEDLRKRFGANQIFDGFDVTFSLGRVTSIFGPNGCGKSTLLNMAAGLLKPDGGAIRFETGDPEAPVPRTGYVFQNYREALFPWRSAYQNICYPLKVAGWSKAARRERVDEMAELFGIRFDLHRYPYLMSGGQQQITAVMRSLATNPEVLFLDEPFSALDYEMTLSLRDTLQAVQHATGVTMILVSHDLDEAVYLSDEILLLTKAPTGLAERLHFDAPRPRGSGTMSSPDFVAVKAEALEIFRREVHR; encoded by the coding sequence ATGACCAAGGTCGCCCGATCCGACGTTCACCCAGGCCGGACACCGTCCGCCGTTCCCGAAGGGGCCCGCCCCGCGAGCACCGGCCGGCTCGCGATCGAAGACCTCCGCAAGCGATTCGGCGCGAACCAGATCTTCGACGGCTTCGACGTCACCTTCTCCCTGGGCAGGGTCACGTCGATCTTCGGCCCGAACGGCTGCGGCAAGTCCACCCTGCTCAACATGGCCGCCGGTCTCCTCAAGCCGGACGGCGGCGCCATCAGGTTCGAGACCGGCGATCCCGAGGCCCCCGTCCCCAGGACCGGGTACGTGTTCCAGAACTACCGCGAGGCCCTGTTCCCGTGGCGCAGCGCCTACCAGAACATCTGCTACCCGTTGAAGGTCGCGGGCTGGTCGAAGGCCGCGCGCCGCGAGCGGGTCGACGAGATGGCCGAGCTGTTCGGGATCCGCTTCGACCTGCACCGCTACCCCTACCTGATGTCCGGCGGCCAGCAGCAGATCACCGCGGTGATGCGGTCGCTGGCCACCAACCCGGAGGTGCTGTTCCTCGACGAACCCTTCTCCGCGCTCGATTACGAGATGACCCTCTCCCTGCGCGACACCCTGCAGGCGGTCCAGCACGCCACCGGCGTCACCATGATCCTGGTCTCGCACGATCTCGACGAGGCCGTCTACCTCTCCGACGAGATCCTGCTGCTGACGAAGGCGCCCACCGGCCTCGCCGAGCGGTTGCACTTCGACGCGCCCCGTCCGCGCGGCTCCGGGACCATGTCGAGCCCGGACTTCGTCGCGGTCAAGGCCGAAGCGCTGGAGATCTTCCGCCGGGAGGTGCACCGGTGA